One genomic segment of Clostridium estertheticum subsp. estertheticum includes these proteins:
- a CDS encoding cell division protein ZapA — protein MNVVTIKINGIEYNLKGDEREEYLHMVASYVDKKIKNIMGNNEKLSTSSAAILTALNLGDDMFKSNSLCKELSAKGEELDKHDKELTVKLEDLKKQLSHMEDYNQELLNKCKHIEKTEYVKTLEQENIDMQHQLEGMKEINKISSEENRSIKTENKEMKFKLQSYKYKIIDSQNKLIEYQISLAKQKKINNPLLVTRKK, from the coding sequence ATGAACGTTGTAACAATAAAAATAAATGGTATTGAATATAATTTAAAGGGTGATGAAAGAGAAGAATATTTACATATGGTAGCCAGTTATGTTGATAAAAAGATAAAGAATATAATGGGAAATAATGAAAAACTTAGTACCTCTTCTGCAGCAATTTTAACGGCTTTAAATTTAGGTGATGATATGTTTAAAAGCAATTCACTTTGCAAGGAACTATCAGCTAAGGGTGAAGAATTAGATAAACATGATAAGGAATTGACAGTTAAGTTGGAAGATTTAAAAAAACAGTTAAGCCATATGGAAGATTACAATCAGGAATTGCTTAATAAATGTAAACATATAGAAAAAACTGAATATGTAAAAACCCTAGAGCAGGAAAATATAGATATGCAACATCAATTAGAAGGTATGAAAGAGATCAATAAAATTTCTAGTGAAGAAAATAGAAGCATTAAAACAGAAAATAAAGAAATGAAATTTAAGCTTCAGTCTTATAAGTATAAGATAATTGATTCTCAAAACAAGTTGATAGAATATCAAATTAGTTTGGCTAAACAAAAGAAAATAAACAATCCTCTTTTAGTTACACGTAAAAAATAA
- the pheS gene encoding phenylalanine--tRNA ligase subunit alpha, whose product MKEKLEMIKAAVLEELKGADIKTELENVRVKYLGKKGELTQILRGMGKLSNEERPVIGKLANQVREDIESIITKASDKLKQAENELKLKSEVIDISMPGKKQTIGKRHPLELTLEKINDIFLSMGFVIEEGPEVETDYYNFEALNIPKNHPARGEQDTFYINDSVVLRTQTSPVQIRTMELQKPPIKMISPGKVYRSDAADATHSPIFYQIEGLVVDKGITFADLKGTLELFTQKMFGDKMETKFRPHHFPFTEPSAEMDATCFVCKGKGCKVCSGSGWIELLGCGMVHPDVLRNCGIDPEVYSGFAFGFGLDRITMLNYGIDDIRALYESDMKFLKQF is encoded by the coding sequence ATGAAAGAAAAGTTGGAAATGATAAAAGCTGCAGTTTTAGAAGAATTAAAAGGAGCAGATATTAAAACAGAATTAGAAAATGTTAGGGTTAAGTATTTAGGGAAAAAGGGTGAACTTACGCAAATATTAAGGGGTATGGGTAAGCTATCAAATGAAGAAAGACCAGTCATTGGGAAACTAGCAAATCAGGTTCGTGAGGATATTGAATCAATTATAACTAAAGCCTCAGACAAATTAAAGCAAGCAGAAAACGAATTAAAGCTAAAAAGTGAAGTTATAGATATATCTATGCCAGGAAAAAAACAAACAATAGGTAAAAGACATCCACTTGAGCTAACACTTGAAAAAATTAATGACATATTTTTATCTATGGGATTTGTAATAGAAGAGGGTCCTGAGGTAGAAACAGATTACTATAATTTTGAAGCATTAAATATACCTAAAAACCACCCTGCAAGGGGAGAGCAAGATACTTTTTACATAAATGATAGTGTGGTTTTAAGAACTCAAACATCACCAGTACAAATAAGAACTATGGAATTGCAGAAACCACCTATAAAAATGATTTCACCAGGTAAAGTTTACAGGTCAGATGCAGCAGATGCTACTCATTCGCCAATTTTTTATCAAATTGAAGGATTAGTAGTAGATAAGGGAATTACATTTGCTGATTTAAAGGGAACGTTAGAATTATTTACGCAAAAGATGTTTGGAGATAAGATGGAAACAAAGTTTAGACCACATCACTTTCCATTTACAGAGCCTTCAGCTGAGATGGATGCTACTTGTTTTGTGTGCAAGGGTAAAGGATGCAAGGTTTGTAGTGGAAGCGGTTGGATAGAACTTTTGGGTTGTGGAATGGTTCATCCAGATGTTTTAAGAAATTGTGGAATTGATCCAGAAGTTTATAGTGGTTTTGCTTTTGGATTTGGGCTTGATAGAATTACAATGCTTAATTACGGAATAGACGATATTCGCGCACTTTATGAAAGTGATATGAAATTTTTAAAACAATTCTAA
- the pheT gene encoding phenylalanine--tRNA ligase subunit beta, protein MKVPVKWLKDYVDIDISPQELGDKLTLSGSKVEEVIISGAEIQNVVTGKIIEIVSHPDADKLVVCQVDIGLSAPTQIVTAATNMKENDIVPVALHQSTLHGGAKIKKGKLRGILSNGMFCSEEELGIAVDEPVEGLMILPKDTPLGKDIKEVLNLQSVLIDFEITSNRADCLSIIGIARETAATLGTEYRKPALDYKATAGENVEDIYKVEVKDELCKRYMLKGIKNVKIEPSPQWMQERLIEAEIRPINNIVDITNFVMVELGQPMHAFDARQITTNNIAIERASNGEKFITLDEKERELDDSILTIKDGDRTIGLAGIMGGLNSEIKEDTTSVIFEGANFDGVNIRLASKKLLLRTDASSKFEKDLDPNMAEMAINRACHLVEELGAGEIMQGCIDVYPKIIKSHTLEVDINWINTFLGTNISKYDMKSYLDRLELTTEIIGNFLIVQAPTHRSDINIREDIAEEIARIYGYDNIPSTLPNCETSKSGKSEKQKLEDRVVLSLTASSLNQSISYSFVSPKIFDKLLVPEESELRKVVTIKNPLGEDYSIMRTTTIASMMDCLSRNYSRNNEEVRLFEIGKVYIPSADLDKLPEERNILTIGMYGNVDYLDLKGVVENVLDNLGIKNASYKRESENHTYHPGKTSNLYVKREFVGVVGEIHPSVSENYEVLPRCYVAELNLDILYKHTDLNNKYKSLPKFPAVTRDIALLVDDEVLVQDIEDVIVKQGGNILESVKLFDVYKGKQIAEGKKSIAYAIVYRRADKTLTDDEVNKVHEKILRTLENKVGAELRE, encoded by the coding sequence ATGAAAGTTCCAGTTAAATGGCTTAAAGATTATGTCGATATAGATATTTCACCACAGGAGCTCGGTGACAAATTAACTTTGTCTGGTTCAAAAGTTGAGGAAGTTATTATTTCGGGTGCTGAAATTCAAAATGTTGTTACAGGAAAAATAATAGAAATTGTGAGTCATCCAGATGCTGATAAATTAGTTGTATGTCAGGTAGATATAGGACTTAGTGCACCAACACAAATTGTTACAGCAGCTACCAATATGAAAGAAAATGATATTGTACCGGTAGCACTTCATCAATCAACGCTACATGGAGGAGCAAAAATAAAGAAAGGCAAACTTCGTGGTATATTATCCAATGGTATGTTCTGTTCTGAGGAAGAACTTGGAATAGCTGTGGATGAACCTGTAGAGGGGTTAATGATACTACCAAAGGATACACCACTTGGTAAAGATATAAAAGAAGTATTAAATCTTCAAAGCGTTCTAATAGATTTTGAGATAACTTCTAATAGAGCAGATTGTCTTAGTATTATAGGAATAGCTAGAGAGACGGCCGCAACATTAGGCACAGAATATAGAAAGCCAGCTCTTGATTATAAAGCTACTGCAGGGGAGAATGTAGAGGATATCTATAAGGTAGAAGTTAAAGATGAGTTATGCAAAAGATATATGTTAAAGGGTATAAAAAATGTAAAAATTGAGCCATCACCGCAGTGGATGCAAGAAAGACTTATAGAAGCTGAAATCAGACCTATTAATAACATAGTAGATATTACAAACTTTGTTATGGTTGAGCTTGGTCAACCTATGCATGCATTTGACGCTAGGCAAATTACTACTAATAACATAGCCATCGAAAGAGCGAGTAATGGTGAAAAATTTATAACATTGGATGAAAAAGAAAGAGAGTTAGATGACAGTATATTAACCATAAAAGATGGAGATAGAACTATAGGACTTGCAGGTATAATGGGAGGTCTTAATTCAGAAATTAAAGAAGACACCACAAGTGTAATATTTGAGGGTGCAAATTTTGATGGAGTTAATATAAGACTTGCATCGAAAAAATTATTGTTAAGAACTGATGCATCTTCAAAATTTGAAAAAGATTTGGATCCTAATATGGCTGAAATGGCAATTAATAGGGCTTGTCATTTAGTAGAAGAATTAGGTGCTGGTGAAATAATGCAGGGGTGCATAGATGTATATCCTAAAATAATTAAATCTCATACTTTAGAAGTGGATATAAATTGGATTAATACTTTCCTCGGAACAAATATATCTAAATATGATATGAAATCATATCTCGATAGATTAGAACTTACTACTGAGATAATAGGTAATTTTTTAATTGTACAGGCGCCAACACATAGATCTGATATTAACATTAGAGAGGACATTGCAGAAGAAATAGCTAGAATATATGGTTACGATAATATACCATCTACATTACCTAATTGCGAAACTTCAAAAAGTGGGAAAAGTGAGAAGCAAAAGTTAGAAGATAGAGTAGTTCTTTCTTTAACTGCAAGTTCACTTAATCAATCAATAAGTTATTCTTTCGTAAGTCCTAAAATATTTGATAAGCTTTTAGTACCAGAAGAGAGTGAATTAAGGAAGGTAGTTACTATAAAGAATCCACTAGGTGAAGATTATAGCATAATGAGAACTACGACTATAGCATCTATGATGGACTGCTTATCAAGAAATTATTCAAGAAATAATGAAGAAGTTAGGTTGTTTGAGATAGGTAAGGTTTATATACCTAGTGCTGATTTAGATAAGCTCCCAGAGGAAAGAAATATATTAACAATAGGAATGTATGGAAATGTTGATTATTTGGATTTAAAGGGTGTCGTTGAAAATGTATTGGATAATTTGGGAATAAAAAATGCATCATATAAAAGGGAAAGTGAAAATCATACTTATCATCCAGGAAAAACATCAAATTTGTATGTGAAGAGAGAATTTGTAGGCGTGGTTGGAGAAATTCATCCGAGTGTTTCAGAGAACTATGAGGTGTTACCAAGATGTTATGTCGCAGAATTAAACTTGGATATATTATATAAACATACAGATTTAAATAATAAGTATAAATCACTTCCAAAATTTCCTGCTGTTACAAGAGATATTGCTCTTTTAGTTGATGATGAAGTTTTAGTTCAAGACATTGAGGATGTAATTGTAAAGCAAGGTGGTAATATTTTAGAAAGTGTTAAGTTATTTGATGTATATAAGGGTAAGCAGATAGCAGAGGGTAAAAAAAGTATAGCCTATGCTATAGTTTACAGAAGGGCAGATAAGACATTAACTGACGATGAGGTAAATAAAGTACATGAGAAAATATTAAGAACTTTAGAAAATAAAGTTGGTGCAGAACTTAGAGAATAG
- a CDS encoding TrmH family RNA methyltransferase codes for MEYIQSKDNLLIKDIRKLKEKRYRVSSNMFLVEGFRFVEEALDSGFEVVHIFISARGEVKFENSSMKNKLQVNTKVYGVSDSLFKNICDTDNPQGIIASVRNKPVEIKYDNGFYMLADRIQDPGNMGTIIRTAHAAGALGVILTKGTVDIYNEKTLRATMGSIFKIPIIYDNDLSLVKKLKKSGFKLVTSSLDTDKNFYDIDLKGKIIISVGNEGNGISDEVYEICDLKIKIPMPGGAESLNVAVASSIMMYEVVRQKNII; via the coding sequence TTGGAATATATTCAGAGTAAGGATAATTTATTGATTAAAGATATTAGGAAATTAAAGGAAAAAAGGTATAGAGTAAGTAGTAATATGTTTTTAGTTGAGGGTTTTAGATTTGTAGAAGAGGCTCTGGACTCAGGGTTTGAAGTGGTACATATATTTATAAGTGCTAGAGGCGAGGTTAAATTTGAGAACTCCAGTATGAAAAATAAGCTGCAGGTAAATACTAAAGTTTATGGTGTTAGTGATAGTTTATTTAAAAATATTTGCGATACAGATAATCCACAAGGGATTATTGCATCGGTTAGAAATAAACCTGTAGAAATCAAGTATGACAATGGATTTTATATGTTAGCAGATAGGATTCAAGATCCAGGAAATATGGGAACTATAATTAGAACTGCCCATGCTGCAGGGGCCCTGGGAGTTATACTTACAAAGGGAACTGTGGATATTTATAATGAGAAAACATTAAGGGCTACAATGGGTTCTATTTTTAAAATACCTATTATTTATGATAATGATTTATCACTAGTTAAAAAACTTAAAAAGAGTGGATTTAAATTAGTAACTAGTTCACTCGATACTGATAAAAACTTTTATGATATAGACTTAAAAGGCAAAATTATTATATCAGTTGGAAATGAAGGAAATGGAATTAGTGATGAAGTTTATGAGATATGTGATTTGAAAATTAAAATTCCTATGCCTGGTGGTGCAGAATCATTAAATGTAGCAGTAGCATCATCGATTATGATGTATGAAGTTGTAAGACAAAAAAATATTATATAG
- a CDS encoding potassium channel family protein: MNKKQFIVIGLGRFGTAVAETLYALGNDVLAVDSDEEVVQNISDSVTHSVQVDANDENSLRALGIRNFDCAVIGIGDNIQSSILATVLAKELGVKYVITKATNALHAKVLYKIGADRVVFPERDMGERVAHNLVSSNILDYIELSPDYSIAEVVSPIEWHNKTLRELNIRAKYGINVMAIKRNNDVDVSLSADNIIEPGDIIVAIGSIEELNALENLVK; encoded by the coding sequence ATGAATAAAAAACAGTTTATTGTTATAGGACTTGGAAGATTTGGAACAGCAGTTGCTGAAACATTATATGCTTTGGGAAACGATGTTTTAGCAGTTGATTCTGATGAGGAGGTAGTTCAAAATATTTCAGATTCAGTTACTCATTCAGTTCAAGTTGATGCAAATGATGAAAATAGTTTGAGAGCCCTTGGTATTCGTAATTTCGATTGTGCGGTTATTGGTATAGGTGATAATATTCAATCTAGTATTTTGGCAACAGTATTGGCTAAAGAATTGGGAGTAAAATATGTAATTACAAAGGCAACAAATGCATTACATGCTAAAGTATTATATAAAATAGGTGCAGATAGAGTTGTTTTCCCAGAGCGAGATATGGGTGAACGTGTTGCTCATAATTTAGTGTCATCAAATATATTAGATTATATAGAATTATCGCCTGATTATAGTATTGCTGAGGTTGTGAGTCCGATAGAATGGCATAACAAGACACTTAGAGAATTAAATATAAGAGCTAAATATGGAATAAATGTAATGGCTATAAAAAGAAATAATGATGTTGATGTTTCTCTATCAGCCGATAATATTATTGAACCTGGAGATATTATTGTGGCTATAGGTAGCATTGAAGAATTAAATGCATTAGAAAATTTAGTTAAATAA